The proteins below come from a single Molothrus ater isolate BHLD 08-10-18 breed brown headed cowbird chromosome 33, BPBGC_Mater_1.1, whole genome shotgun sequence genomic window:
- the LOC118700765 gene encoding class I histocompatibility antigen, F10 alpha chain-like isoform X3 → MAPALGLGVLWGLLGLLGNPGCATKVLHSLHYLEVAVSEPSPGIPQYMSIGYLDGIPFTRYDSERGRAEPLTQWMKDGVEPEYWDRQTQINVGNQQVAARNLETARERYNQSGGLHTNLRVSGCDLLSDGSVRGSERYSYDGRDFISFDLGSGRFVAADSAAEVTRRRWKQEGAMAEARTNYLKHECPEWLQKYVGYGQKEVERKEPPDVHVSGREEHGTLILSCHAYGFYPNTIAVSWMKGGETLDQETEWGGIVPNSDGTFHTWARIEALPEEREQYRCRVEHPGMPGPGIFAWEPTSGGNLSVVVAVSVITAILILIVVLIRFGVWKLQSGRRDRNGYNPAAGKDVRTNGLSTGITP, encoded by the exons ATGGCGCCagcgctggggctgggggtgctctgggggctcctggggctcttGGGGAACCCAGGGTGTGCGACCAAAG TTCTCCACTCCCTGCATTACCTGGAAGTGGCGGTGTCAGAACCCAGCCCGGGGATCCCCCAGTACATGTCCATTGGGTACCTGGATGGGATCCCCTTCACGCGCTACGACagcgagcggggccgggcagaGCCGCTGACACAGTGGATGAAGGATGGAGTCGAGCCAGAATATTGGGATAGGCAGACCCAGATCAATGTGGGGAACCAGCAGGTGGCTGCCAGGAACCTGGAGACAGCGCGGGAGCGATACAACCAGAGTGGGG GTCTCCATACAAACTTGCGAGTTTCTGGCTGCGATCTCCTGTCCGATGGGAGTGTTCGGGGATCTGAGCGGTACAGCTACGATGGACGGGATTTCATCTCCTTTGACCTGGGATCTGGGAGATTTGTGGCGGCCGACAGCGCTGCTGAGGTCACCAGGAGACGCTGGAAACAGGAAGGGGCCATGGCTGAGGCACGGACGAATTACCTGAAGCACGAATGCCCAGAATGGCTCCAGAAATACGTCGGGTATGGGCAGAAGGAGGTGGAGCGCAAAG AGCCCCCTGATGTCCATGTGTCCGGAAGAGAGGAACACGGGACGCTGATCCTGTCCTGCCACGCGTACGGATTCTACCCCAACACAATCGCAGTCAGCTGGATGAAGGGGGGTGAAACCTTGGATCAGGAGACGGAGTGGGGCGGGATCGTTCCCAACAGCGACGGCACCTTCCACACCTGGGCCAGGATCGAGGCGCTGCCGGAGGAGCGGGAGCAGTACCGGTGCAGGGTGGAGCATCCCGGAATGCCAGGGCCCGGGATCTTCGCTTGGG AGCCGACATCTGGCGGGAATCTCTCCGTGGTGGTCGCTGTCTCTGTCATCACtgccatcctcatcctcatcgTTGTCCTCATCAGATTCGGCGTCTGGAAGCTCCAATCCG ggaggagggacaggaatGGATACAACCCGGCAGCCG gaaaagatgTGAGAACCAATGGCTTGAGCACAG GAATTACCCCCTGA
- the LOC118700765 gene encoding class I histocompatibility antigen, F10 alpha chain-like isoform X1: MAPALGLGVLWGLLGLLGNPGCATKVLHSLHYLEVAVSEPSPGIPQYMSIGYLDGIPFTRYDSERGRAEPLTQWMKDGVEPEYWDRQTQINVGNQQVAARNLETARERYNQSGGLHTNLRVSGCDLLSDGSVRGSERYSYDGRDFISFDLGSGRFVAADSAAEVTRRRWKQEGAMAEARTNYLKHECPEWLQKYVGYGQKEVERKEPPDVHVSGREEHGTLILSCHAYGFYPNTIAVSWMKGGETLDQETEWGGIVPNSDGTFHTWARIEALPEEREQYRCRVEHPGMPGPGIFAWEPTSGGNLSVVVAVSVITAILILIVVLIRFGVWKLQSGNTRDGGREGTRIHPAPFWESCATDADPTLFPQGGGTGMDTTRQPVSSNGGSSSGSPLCGSQDGSWG, encoded by the exons ATGGCGCCagcgctggggctgggggtgctctgggggctcctggggctcttGGGGAACCCAGGGTGTGCGACCAAAG TTCTCCACTCCCTGCATTACCTGGAAGTGGCGGTGTCAGAACCCAGCCCGGGGATCCCCCAGTACATGTCCATTGGGTACCTGGATGGGATCCCCTTCACGCGCTACGACagcgagcggggccgggcagaGCCGCTGACACAGTGGATGAAGGATGGAGTCGAGCCAGAATATTGGGATAGGCAGACCCAGATCAATGTGGGGAACCAGCAGGTGGCTGCCAGGAACCTGGAGACAGCGCGGGAGCGATACAACCAGAGTGGGG GTCTCCATACAAACTTGCGAGTTTCTGGCTGCGATCTCCTGTCCGATGGGAGTGTTCGGGGATCTGAGCGGTACAGCTACGATGGACGGGATTTCATCTCCTTTGACCTGGGATCTGGGAGATTTGTGGCGGCCGACAGCGCTGCTGAGGTCACCAGGAGACGCTGGAAACAGGAAGGGGCCATGGCTGAGGCACGGACGAATTACCTGAAGCACGAATGCCCAGAATGGCTCCAGAAATACGTCGGGTATGGGCAGAAGGAGGTGGAGCGCAAAG AGCCCCCTGATGTCCATGTGTCCGGAAGAGAGGAACACGGGACGCTGATCCTGTCCTGCCACGCGTACGGATTCTACCCCAACACAATCGCAGTCAGCTGGATGAAGGGGGGTGAAACCTTGGATCAGGAGACGGAGTGGGGCGGGATCGTTCCCAACAGCGACGGCACCTTCCACACCTGGGCCAGGATCGAGGCGCTGCCGGAGGAGCGGGAGCAGTACCGGTGCAGGGTGGAGCATCCCGGAATGCCAGGGCCCGGGATCTTCGCTTGGG AGCCGACATCTGGCGGGAATCTCTCCGTGGTGGTCGCTGTCTCTGTCATCACtgccatcctcatcctcatcgTTGTCCTCATCAGATTCGGCGTCTGGAAGCTCCAATCCGGTAACACACGGGATGGGGGTCGGGAAGGGACACGGATCCACCCAGCACCATTCTGGGAATCCTGTGCCACTGACGCTGATCCCACTTTGTTTCCacagggaggagggacaggaatGGATACAACCCGGCAGCCGGTGAGTTCCAATGGCGGATCCAGCTCTGGATCCCCTCTGTGCGGATCCCAGGATGGATCCTGGGGTTAA
- the LOC118700765 gene encoding class I histocompatibility antigen, F10 alpha chain-like isoform X4 gives MAPALALGLLLGLLGNPGGATKVLHSLHYLEVAVSEPSPGIPQYMSIGYLDGIPFTRYDSERGRAEPLTQWMKDGVEPEYWDRQTQINVGNQQVAARNLETARERYNQSGGLHTNLRVSGCDLLSDGSVRGSERYSYDGRDFISFDLGSGRFVAADSAAEVTRRRWKQEGAMAEARTNYLKHECPEWLQKYVGYGQKEVERKEPPDVHVSGREEHGTLILSCHAYGFYPNTIAVSWMKGGETLDQETEWGGIVPNSDGTFHTWARIEALPEEREQYRCRVEHPGMPGPGIFAWEPTSGGNLSVVVAVSVITAILILIVVLIRFGVWKLQSGRRDRNGYNPAAGKDVRTNGLSTGITP, from the exons ATGGCTCCAGcgctggctctggggctgctcttggGGCTCCTGGGGAACCCGGGGGGCGCGACCAAAG TTCTCCACTCCCTGCATTACCTGGAAGTGGCGGTGTCAGAACCCAGCCCGGGGATCCCCCAGTACATGTCCATTGGGTACCTGGATGGGATCCCCTTCACGCGCTACGACagcgagcggggccgggcagaGCCGCTGACACAGTGGATGAAGGATGGAGTCGAGCCAGAATATTGGGATAGGCAGACCCAGATCAATGTGGGGAACCAGCAGGTGGCTGCCAGGAACCTGGAGACAGCGCGGGAGCGATACAACCAGAGTGGGG GTCTCCATACAAACTTGCGAGTTTCTGGCTGCGATCTCCTGTCCGATGGGAGTGTTCGGGGATCTGAGCGGTACAGCTACGATGGACGGGATTTCATCTCCTTTGACCTGGGATCTGGGAGATTTGTGGCGGCCGACAGCGCTGCTGAGGTCACCAGGAGACGCTGGAAACAGGAAGGGGCCATGGCTGAGGCACGGACGAATTACCTGAAGCACGAATGCCCAGAATGGCTCCAGAAATACGTCGGGTATGGGCAGAAGGAGGTGGAGCGCAAAG AGCCCCCTGATGTCCATGTGTCCGGAAGAGAGGAACACGGGACGCTGATCCTGTCCTGCCACGCGTACGGATTCTACCCCAACACAATCGCAGTCAGCTGGATGAAGGGGGGTGAAACCTTGGATCAGGAGACGGAGTGGGGCGGGATCGTTCCCAACAGCGACGGCACCTTCCACACCTGGGCCAGGATCGAGGCGCTGCCGGAGGAGCGGGAGCAGTACCGGTGCAGGGTGGAGCATCCCGGAATGCCAGGGCCCGGGATCTTCGCTTGGG AGCCGACATCTGGCGGGAATCTCTCCGTGGTGGTCGCTGTCTCTGTCATCACtgccatcctcatcctcatcgTTGTCCTCATCAGATTCGGCGTCTGGAAGCTCCAATCCG ggaggagggacaggaatGGATACAACCCGGCAGCCG gaaaagatgTGAGAACCAATGGCTTGAGCACAG GAATTACCCCCTGA
- the LOC118700765 gene encoding class I histocompatibility antigen, F10 alpha chain-like isoform X2 → MAPALALGLLLGLLGNPGGATKVLHSLHYLEVAVSEPSPGIPQYMSIGYLDGIPFTRYDSERGRAEPLTQWMKDGVEPEYWDRQTQINVGNQQVAARNLETARERYNQSGGLHTNLRVSGCDLLSDGSVRGSERYSYDGRDFISFDLGSGRFVAADSAAEVTRRRWKQEGAMAEARTNYLKHECPEWLQKYVGYGQKEVERKEPPDVHVSGREEHGTLILSCHAYGFYPNTIAVSWMKGGETLDQETEWGGIVPNSDGTFHTWARIEALPEEREQYRCRVEHPGMPGPGIFAWEPTSGGNLSVVVAVSVITAILILIVVLIRFGVWKLQSGNTRDGGREGTRIHPAPFWESCATDADPTLFPQGGGTGMDTTRQPVSSNGGSSSGSPLCGSQDGSWG, encoded by the exons ATGGCTCCAGcgctggctctggggctgctcttggGGCTCCTGGGGAACCCGGGGGGCGCGACCAAAG TTCTCCACTCCCTGCATTACCTGGAAGTGGCGGTGTCAGAACCCAGCCCGGGGATCCCCCAGTACATGTCCATTGGGTACCTGGATGGGATCCCCTTCACGCGCTACGACagcgagcggggccgggcagaGCCGCTGACACAGTGGATGAAGGATGGAGTCGAGCCAGAATATTGGGATAGGCAGACCCAGATCAATGTGGGGAACCAGCAGGTGGCTGCCAGGAACCTGGAGACAGCGCGGGAGCGATACAACCAGAGTGGGG GTCTCCATACAAACTTGCGAGTTTCTGGCTGCGATCTCCTGTCCGATGGGAGTGTTCGGGGATCTGAGCGGTACAGCTACGATGGACGGGATTTCATCTCCTTTGACCTGGGATCTGGGAGATTTGTGGCGGCCGACAGCGCTGCTGAGGTCACCAGGAGACGCTGGAAACAGGAAGGGGCCATGGCTGAGGCACGGACGAATTACCTGAAGCACGAATGCCCAGAATGGCTCCAGAAATACGTCGGGTATGGGCAGAAGGAGGTGGAGCGCAAAG AGCCCCCTGATGTCCATGTGTCCGGAAGAGAGGAACACGGGACGCTGATCCTGTCCTGCCACGCGTACGGATTCTACCCCAACACAATCGCAGTCAGCTGGATGAAGGGGGGTGAAACCTTGGATCAGGAGACGGAGTGGGGCGGGATCGTTCCCAACAGCGACGGCACCTTCCACACCTGGGCCAGGATCGAGGCGCTGCCGGAGGAGCGGGAGCAGTACCGGTGCAGGGTGGAGCATCCCGGAATGCCAGGGCCCGGGATCTTCGCTTGGG AGCCGACATCTGGCGGGAATCTCTCCGTGGTGGTCGCTGTCTCTGTCATCACtgccatcctcatcctcatcgTTGTCCTCATCAGATTCGGCGTCTGGAAGCTCCAATCCGGTAACACACGGGATGGGGGTCGGGAAGGGACACGGATCCACCCAGCACCATTCTGGGAATCCTGTGCCACTGACGCTGATCCCACTTTGTTTCCacagggaggagggacaggaatGGATACAACCCGGCAGCCGGTGAGTTCCAATGGCGGATCCAGCTCTGGATCCCCTCTGTGCGGATCCCAGGATGGATCCTGGGGTTAA